GAAGGCCTGCTATTATCATCAGGAGTCGGAGTCGTTTCGCAACAGGCACAGCAGCCGCTGACGGCTAATGCCAGTGCCAGTGTAAAGATCAATATGGCTCTTTGAGATAGATGCATATGTTTTAAGCCCCGAAAAATTTTTTTAATATGAAATTGACTGGATTTTTCTTTTGAGTTTTATTTGCTTTTAATAATAGAAATTTAACCATAATATATCAGATTTTTACCATTTTTCGATATAACAGATTTTTATTGTAATATGGGTTATTTGAAGTTATCCTTTGATATTTAGTTATCTTAAAAACCTTACTTTATTATTCTATTTTCGATCTTCAATTTTTTTTAAAAATATCAGAGTCCTGATCGGCCAATGGAGAATCGATCTTTTAACTGTTTTTAAAAATCATATTGTCATAATAACGTATAGCATCATGTAGTTTATAATGTTAGTTCATATTTTTATTATATCTTTCATTACTGTCTTATTGTAAATTGTTATATTATGGGAAATGCCAATACTCATTTTTGAGTATTCATATTACTCAATAGTGAGTAATGATAATGCGCAAATTTAAGTATTTAAAATGCGCACTATATATCATGCTTCTGGCCGAAGACATAAAAGAGCTTGTTATACTGCAGGAGAAAAAAATCCTGGATCAGGAAATAGGAGTAAAAAGGGATCTACTTGATGTCATCGACATTAACGTGCCCCATGCGATTATCATATCTGGGATCCGAAGATGCGGTAAAAGCACGCTGCTCAGACAAATAATGCAAAAGAACGGCATCTGTAATTATTTTAATCTTGAAGATCCGCGTGCCGCTAATTTCAAACTTAATGATTTTAACAGGCTGGAGCGGGTATTTGGGGAGCTACATCCAGGCCTTGACTGCTATTATTTTGACGAGATACAGAATATCGACGGCTGGGAGCGTTTTGTCAGGAACGGGCTGGATAACGGGAAAAAATTCGTTATCACCGGTTCGAACGCATCTTTACTGAGCAGGGAGCTCGGGACAAAACTTACTGGCAGGCATCTAACATATGAATTATTTCCTTTATCTTATGCAGAAACCTTAAGGCTAAAAGGACTGTCGCCTTCGATATCGACATTTCAGGAATATTTCGAAAACGGGGGATTTCCCCAGTACCTGAAATATGGGCGGCAGGATATGCTACAGCAGCTTTTAAGCGATATAATAATGAGGGACGTAGTTGTCAGGTATGGGCTGAAAGATGCAAAGATGGTAGAGCGACTTGCGCTATATCTGTTGTCGAACGTAGGTAAGGAGTTCTCCTACAGGGCTCTTGCAAAAATGTTCGACTTGAGCTCGACGCACAGGATAGCTGCTTATATATCTCATTTTGAGGATAGCTACCTGTTATTTACTGTTCCCATGTTCTCTTTTTCGCAAAAGCGACAACATGTGAACCCCAAAAAGATCTATGCTGTCGATACTGGATTGATAAATGCAAATACTTTAGCGTCAATGAGTGAAAACGGGCGCATGCTGGAAAATGTTGTGTTCATGCAGTTAAGGAGGGCTCACAAGCCGAATTCCATATTCTATCATAAAGGAAAAAGAGAATGCGATTTCGTTGTTAAGGATAAGGGCAGGGTCTCACAGGCGATACAGGTATGTTATAAGCTTACGCAAGATAACCTTGAAAGGGAATTGAAAGGGGTCAGGGAAGCGATGGAAGCATACGACCTAAGCAGGGGGACCATAATCACTATGGACCAGGAAGATAGTTTTGAAAATGTTGATATAGTGCCGGCATGGAAATGGTTAAAATAGTAAAAATCTAATTTTTTGGATGATCAAGAGTTAAAAGTATCCGATGTTCATAGTTTTCTCAATAGATGACAAATAAAATGTTTCTTATAAAACTAATTCCTGATGTCATATTTTCATATATTACAAAATTATATAGAACTAATATATCCCGATGAATGCCGATTCTAATGTTTTTATATTGATAAATGATCATGCCCGGTTTATATTAATAATGACTTTCTTTTCATGTCTCTTAATGTTCTCTTAAATCCTTTTTTTCATTTGATCTTCATTGAGAGTTCCCTTTTTGCAGGAAATTCTTAAGTTCATACATTCTTTACTTTTCTTATAGATCTGCAGTAAAAAAATAAATCGTTTTTATCAATATGTCCATCAGTTATACTTCTATACGCTCTGCATCATACCGTACTTTGCCCCGGCCAAAGAATTAAATATCCCCACCATCTCGTTGTAGTTCGTCCTCAGCCAGTCATTCTCTGATGTCACTTCACTCTTAAGCTGAATAAGCGTACTCTTCGCATTACCCTCATCCATCACAGATATCAAAGTGTCAGTCTCATTGATCAGATTTCCGCTTTCTGTAAGGTATTCTATGATCACCGGGCGGGCAGAGTTGAAGAAATCGATACCGTCCTGCGGGGTGAACTTAGAATATGGGTCATTGAATGATGCGAAATAGGACATCTCATTGATCTTTTCGGTTACCGAGACATTGGTCTGGTTCCAGGCATCATACACATCAAGCCAGTCGCCGATCAGTTCAAGTTGTTCTTTTAGGTCGCCGGCGTTTTTCAGTTGAGTTTCAACGGCACTCTCATTGTCCATGACTCCGGCGTATTCACTGCCATTAGAGTCAAGATATGTCTTATATTGCTGGCTTGCTAGCTTGAAGTCTTCAAGAGCTGAGATATATGCGTTGACATCGGTAGTGTAGTCATCTACCATCGCATTGTTCAGCGAAGGCGGCGGAAGAAAATTCGCGTTCTTTATCTCGCTGTCTATCCGGCTGAACTTTTCATTCGGACCGGTCAACGCATTTGTTTTATTTATAAGATCATCATATGCTGCCTTTTGTTCGGCGCTGACAGCTGGCTCGGTCTGCGAGGTCGAACTGCAGCCTGCGGCTATCACCGCCAGCGTTATTAAAAATATTATATATCCTACTATTCTCAAAATTATACCCCCTCAATATTAGAGTAAAAAATGTTTATTGACCTGATAGTTTATAAACTGCTAATTTAACCTGGCTATTTAATTTCACCGAACTGGTTCTCGACTTTCATCATCTCTAAGGTTGTGGATACCCCTGTGGCAGGGGTTTGTCTGCCGATGTTGATTTTGCCGCTGTTCGTGGTCGGAGTGATCGGTCCAGGTAAGAGAAGGAAGAAATAGGGCATGA
This genomic window from Methanooceanicella nereidis contains:
- a CDS encoding ATP-binding protein, whose protein sequence is MLLAEDIKELVILQEKKILDQEIGVKRDLLDVIDINVPHAIIISGIRRCGKSTLLRQIMQKNGICNYFNLEDPRAANFKLNDFNRLERVFGELHPGLDCYYFDEIQNIDGWERFVRNGLDNGKKFVITGSNASLLSRELGTKLTGRHLTYELFPLSYAETLRLKGLSPSISTFQEYFENGGFPQYLKYGRQDMLQQLLSDIIMRDVVVRYGLKDAKMVERLALYLLSNVGKEFSYRALAKMFDLSSTHRIAAYISHFEDSYLLFTVPMFSFSQKRQHVNPKKIYAVDTGLINANTLASMSENGRMLENVVFMQLRRAHKPNSIFYHKGKRECDFVVKDKGRVSQAIQVCYKLTQDNLERELKGVREAMEAYDLSRGTIITMDQEDSFENVDIVPAWKWLK